Proteins encoded by one window of Candidatus Odinarchaeum yellowstonii:
- a CDS encoding DUF190 domain-containing protein, giving the protein MKEETEAVLLRIFIGESDTYQNKPLYKYLVELFRREGLAGATVLRGITGYGKKSIIHTTSILRLSTDMPIIIEVTDTRENIEKIKPLLNEIIEEGLITEEKVKIIQYRCRKI; this is encoded by the coding sequence ATCAAAGAAGAAACTGAAGCGGTGCTCCTACGCATTTTCATAGGGGAATCTGACACCTACCAAAATAAACCCTTATACAAGTATTTAGTGGAATTATTCCGAAGAGAAGGGCTAGCCGGCGCAACAGTTTTAAGAGGGATAACCGGCTATGGGAAGAAAAGCATCATACACACCACATCTATTCTAAGATTGTCCACAGACATGCCAATTATAATAGAAGTAACAGATACACGTGAAAATATTGAAAAAATAAAACCTCTATTAAACGAGATAATAGAAGAAGGTTTAATCACAGAGGAAAAAGTGAAAATAATACAATACAGGTGCAGAAAAATCTAG
- the larE gene encoding ATP-dependent sacrificial sulfur transferase LarE, protein MFNLPEDVECKVNSLLGWLRKQGKVVVLMSGGVDSGVLAYLSSLVLPDSTYGVTVKSEYTIDECVFEASKMARLFNIPHIVLDLEMLYIKGIKDNARDRCYFCKKFIIQSVKRFADEIGFETILEGSNIDDLKGYRPGRRALEEEGVISPFIVFNLSKKDVRLIASEAGLYFHDKPSESCLLTRFPYNMEVNSSDLKRVRAAESFVKNFLNIRLVRVRDYGWWCRIEVDFKDFNFILDRSKIVGLVEGLKRLGYRYVTLDLEGYRSGSMDL, encoded by the coding sequence ATGTTTAATCTTCCTGAAGATGTTGAATGTAAAGTGAACAGTTTGCTTGGATGGTTGCGTAAGCAAGGTAAGGTTGTTGTGTTGATGTCTGGTGGTGTTGACAGTGGTGTTTTAGCGTATCTTTCCAGTTTAGTCTTACCTGATTCAACTTATGGTGTGACTGTGAAATCTGAGTATACGATAGATGAATGCGTGTTTGAGGCTTCTAAGATGGCTAGACTATTTAATATTCCTCATATAGTTTTAGATTTAGAGATGTTATACATAAAGGGGATTAAAGATAATGCTCGTGATAGATGTTATTTTTGTAAAAAATTTATTATTCAGAGTGTTAAAAGATTTGCTGATGAGATTGGTTTTGAAACTATTTTAGAGGGTTCTAATATAGATGATTTGAAGGGTTACAGGCCTGGTAGGCGTGCTTTAGAGGAGGAGGGGGTTATAAGCCCTTTTATAGTTTTCAACCTAAGTAAAAAAGATGTAAGGTTGATTGCATCTGAAGCAGGTTTGTATTTTCACGATAAGCCTTCTGAAAGCTGTCTTTTAACACGGTTCCCTTATAATATGGAGGTTAACAGCTCTGATTTGAAAAGGGTGAGGGCGGCTGAGAGTTTTGTGAAAAATTTTTTGAATATTCGACTTGTTAGGGTTAGAGATTATGGTTGGTGGTGTCGTATAGAAGTGGATTTTAAAGATTTTAATTTTATATTGGATCGGAGTAAAATAGTCGGATTGGTGGAAGGGCTTAAGAGGCTCGGTTATAGATATGTTACTCTAGATTTAGAGGGTTATCGAAGCGG
- the crcB gene encoding fluoride efflux transporter CrcB yields MQNWILVGLGGFIGALLRYYISGWVSKSFTSFPLGTLVVNLIGAFFLGLIMYSAEYYGVFTSEQRLFLTIGVLGSFTTMSTFSYESFKLLETGEYLLFLLNIIGTVGLTLTGVYIGKIIALSIGGIK; encoded by the coding sequence ATGCAAAATTGGATTCTAGTAGGTTTAGGTGGCTTCATAGGAGCTTTATTAAGATATTATATTAGCGGGTGGGTATCTAAAAGCTTCACATCATTCCCGCTGGGGACGCTAGTGGTTAACTTAATAGGAGCCTTTTTTTTAGGCCTTATAATGTATAGCGCTGAGTACTATGGGGTTTTCACCAGTGAACAGAGATTATTTTTAACTATAGGGGTGTTAGGATCTTTCACCACAATGTCGACTTTCAGCTACGAATCTTTTAAACTCTTAGAGACAGGAGAGTATTTATTATTCTTATTAAATATTATCGGAACAGTAGGATTAACGCTTACAGGTGTTTATATAGGTAAAATAATAGCGTTAAGTATTGGGGGAATCAAATGA
- a CDS encoding glycosyltransferase family 2 protein, giving the protein MEITVIVPVYNEEHNITNIANLLVKRLTELNYSPEEWEILFVDDGSTDNTPNRLRELSLKNPSVKYIRNPHKGKGNAIKTGLIHAKGEIIGIIDGDLEVRLAEPQKLYEYIQKLKNGTDIIIGSKAHPKTRGKISTYRRFLSIAFNKLARLLTGVKLKDTQSGLKILKKQVVNKILPLLETEGFTIDIELLSIAHILKYKIEEIPIKINLNNHFKTSEIIKMLMELLKITYKLKITREYLKQINYNLKSY; this is encoded by the coding sequence ATGGAGATAACAGTAATAGTACCAGTCTACAATGAAGAACATAACATAACCAACATAGCCAACCTACTAGTAAAAAGACTAACAGAGCTAAATTATAGCCCAGAAGAATGGGAAATCCTATTCGTAGACGACGGAAGCACAGACAACACACCCAACAGGCTTAGAGAACTCAGCTTAAAAAACCCATCCGTAAAATATATTAGAAACCCGCATAAGGGTAAAGGAAACGCGATCAAAACAGGTCTAATCCACGCCAAAGGAGAAATAATAGGCATAATAGACGGCGACCTTGAAGTAAGACTAGCTGAACCCCAAAAACTATACGAATACATTCAAAAATTAAAAAACGGAACAGACATCATCATAGGTTCAAAAGCACACCCTAAAACCAGAGGCAAAATCTCCACCTATAGAAGATTCTTAAGCATAGCCTTCAACAAACTAGCCCGCCTATTAACCGGTGTAAAATTAAAAGATACCCAAAGCGGGTTAAAAATATTAAAAAAACAAGTAGTCAACAAAATACTACCATTATTAGAAACCGAAGGATTCACAATAGACATAGAACTCCTCAGCATAGCCCACATACTAAAATATAAAATAGAAGAAATACCAATCAAAATAAACCTAAACAACCACTTCAAGACCAGCGAAATAATAAAAATGCTAATGGAACTATTAAAAATAACCTACAAACTAAAAATAACAAGAGAATATCTAAAACAAATTAATTATAATTTAAAATCATATTAG